A genomic segment from Arcobacter acticola encodes:
- a CDS encoding YceI family protein, with amino-acid sequence MKKILLASLLSISLASSLSAYELNGNLGVKWTGFKTIKKVPVSGTFNSIKLDIKSSENLSDFLKSSNVVIQTNSIESKDTVRNNNMTSTLFALASAEVIEGNISDVNEDEKTLILNVTMNEVTNPVRMDYTIENGKIVASGGIDILDFSMQKSYLAFAKKCADLHENKSFSEVDIEFTIPYK; translated from the coding sequence ATGAAAAAAATTTTATTAGCTTCTCTTTTATCAATTTCTTTAGCATCAAGTTTAAGTGCATATGAATTAAATGGAAACTTAGGTGTAAAATGGACTGGATTTAAAACTATAAAAAAAGTTCCTGTTTCTGGTACTTTTAACAGTATTAAACTAGATATAAAATCATCAGAAAATCTATCTGATTTCCTAAAAAGCTCAAATGTTGTTATTCAAACAAATTCTATAGAATCAAAAGATACTGTAAGAAATAATAACATGACTTCAACTTTATTTGCACTTGCAAGTGCCGAAGTTATTGAAGGAAATATTTCAGATGTAAATGAAGATGAAAAAACTTTGATTTTAAATGTAACTATGAATGAAGTAACAAATCCTGTTAGAATGGATTATACAATTGAAAATGGAAAGATAGTAGCAAGTGGTGGAATTGATATTTTAGATTTTTCTATGCAAAAATCATACTTGGCTTTTGCAAAAAAATGTGCAGATTTACATGAAAATAAATCATTTTCAGAAGTGGATATAGAATTTACAATTCCATATAAAT
- a CDS encoding TetR/AcrR family transcriptional regulator has protein sequence MSPRKVNKDEKRREIALKCSDLIHEVGMKKLTVAEVAKTADIGKGTIYEYFENKEDIIFEIINIHIEKHNKELLEQIQKVKTTKEKIALFFRMVLSDDEENQKHFNGYKEFLSIVLSEDNAAMKEFNCNKNEFFEGELLKIFAHGVEEGELKAESLGLVNGILTYQKGLALRKMTQSVFNANEDFEKFISTIFKLIEIKK, from the coding sequence ATGAGTCCTCGAAAAGTAAACAAAGATGAAAAAAGAAGAGAAATAGCTTTAAAGTGTTCAGATTTGATTCACGAAGTAGGAATGAAAAAACTTACGGTTGCTGAAGTAGCAAAAACAGCAGATATTGGAAAAGGAACAATATATGAGTATTTTGAAAATAAAGAAGACATAATTTTTGAAATAATAAATATTCATATAGAGAAACACAATAAAGAGTTATTAGAACAAATACAAAAAGTTAAAACAACAAAAGAGAAAATTGCATTATTTTTTAGAATGGTTTTGAGTGATGATGAAGAAAACCAAAAGCATTTTAACGGATATAAAGAGTTTTTATCTATTGTTTTATCTGAAGATAATGCAGCTATGAAAGAATTCAACTGTAATAAAAATGAATTTTTTGAAGGAGAACTTTTAAAAATATTCGCACATGGAGTTGAAGAGGGTGAATTAAAAGCTGAATCTTTAGGTTTAGTAAATGGAATTCTAACTTATCAAAAAGGTTTAGCATTAAGAAAAATGACTCAAAGTGTTTTTAATGCAAATGAAGATTTTGAGAAATTTATCAGTACGATTTTTAAGTTAATAGAGATTAAAAAATGA
- a CDS encoding DUF2798 domain-containing protein translates to MSLIMSFIMSFIITYINLDFVDGFVLIWLEAFIKAFACAFPIIFVIAPVVHKIVHKLIVKI, encoded by the coding sequence ATGAGTTTAATTATGAGCTTTATAATGAGTTTTATAATTACGTATATAAATTTAGATTTTGTTGATGGATTTGTCTTAATTTGGTTAGAAGCTTTTATAAAAGCATTTGCTTGTGCTTTTCCAATTATATTTGTAATTGCACCAGTAGTTCATAAAATAGTTCATAAATTAATAGTAAAAATATAA
- a CDS encoding TolC family protein, translating into MLKSISILLIVPFALFGENLTQLIELSKNNKMIDSSKITIESTKDSYESVKNSYMPKFSVGAGYSNDSYEEYSYPENSVSVNGSVAYTLYDGGKKGNTYDSYESSIKSGSESLEDLKNQIAIQVTNYYYNYLSFVAQKEVKLQEIEQLEAQYSRLKKFLDAGTVTDDEVQKIISNIQISKVALHEIELNIETINHNLEYVVGQSVNIQSGSTITEYDSKENKLRADLKAIEYQLAALKSTANATKSGKLPKVTLNNTYTHNELEYNDSSYATDDYNRNVASINLSWDIFDFDTTNKAYEAAFKKYLALKSEFEYEKNKADVDLKLANRAYEIGKLKIESAQAGLNAANSAYKTIKAKYEAGLIDNVSYLAALTDKYSAQSALKVAINDLELKKANIIYYSGEKLEEFVK; encoded by the coding sequence ATGTTAAAAAGTATTTCAATTCTTTTAATTGTACCTTTCGCTCTTTTTGGTGAAAACTTAACACAATTAATAGAGTTATCTAAAAATAATAAAATGATTGACTCATCTAAAATTACAATAGAAAGTACAAAAGATAGTTATGAAAGTGTAAAAAATTCTTACATGCCAAAATTTAGTGTAGGGGCAGGTTATAGTAATGATTCATATGAAGAATATTCTTACCCAGAAAATTCTGTAAGTGTAAATGGAAGTGTTGCTTATACTTTGTATGATGGTGGAAAAAAAGGTAATACATATGATTCTTATGAATCTTCTATTAAAAGTGGTAGTGAAAGCTTAGAAGATTTGAAAAATCAAATTGCAATACAAGTTACAAATTATTATTATAATTATTTATCATTTGTGGCTCAAAAAGAGGTTAAATTACAAGAGATAGAACAACTTGAAGCTCAATATAGTAGATTAAAAAAGTTTCTTGATGCAGGAACTGTAACAGATGATGAAGTTCAAAAAATAATATCAAATATTCAAATATCAAAAGTTGCACTACATGAAATAGAATTAAATATAGAAACAATAAACCATAATTTAGAGTATGTAGTTGGACAATCAGTTAATATTCAAAGCGGTTCAACAATTACTGAATATGATTCAAAAGAAAATAAATTAAGAGCTGATTTAAAAGCGATTGAGTATCAATTAGCAGCATTAAAATCAACTGCAAACGCTACAAAAAGTGGGAAACTACCAAAAGTAACATTGAATAATACATATACGCATAATGAATTAGAATACAATGATTCAAGTTATGCAACTGATGATTATAATAGAAATGTAGCTTCAATAAATTTATCTTGGGATATTTTTGATTTTGATACTACAAATAAAGCATATGAAGCTGCTTTTAAAAAATACTTAGCTTTAAAATCTGAATTTGAATATGAAAAAAATAAAGCTGATGTTGATTTAAAACTAGCAAATAGAGCTTATGAAATCGGAAAACTAAAAATTGAATCTGCACAAGCTGGATTAAATGCAGCAAACAGTGCATATAAAACAATAAAAGCAAAATATGAAGCTGGACTAATTGATAATGTTTCATACTTAGCTGCATTAACTGATAAATACAGTGCTCAAAGTGCACTAAAAGTTGCAATTAATGATTTAGAGTTAAAAAAAGCAAATATTATTTATTATAGTGGTGAAAAATTAGAGGAGTTTGTAAAATGA
- a CDS encoding efflux RND transporter periplasmic adaptor subunit, which produces MRNIKKLLITTALVFGAVTNTYAADAPATAKPAADAKPATKADVYIVPEATNIAIDLKYPAQINSFKQAKVYSRILGVLEEKYFEEGKVVNKGDVLFKIEDALYQAKLDAANASVKMNEATLNNATRSWERIQKLYNTNAVTTEQRDSTLSAYQNALASLAMSKAQLNQAKIDLDYTKVKAPISGITGLKTIDLGNLVTATPPMELVTISQNDKVYIDFSMPLSDYENIKNGLWKMPENGKIQVEINVNGQVNKQSGFVDFIDVNIDQNTSTVKMRAIVENKDYSLMPGSFARVTLNGIEQKNVITIPQKALLQNPLGTIVFVEKDGVATVKPVMVGNESGDKFIVAGGPLQSGDKVIVNNFFRIKPGSAVAIDKIINK; this is translated from the coding sequence ATGAGAAATATAAAGAAATTATTAATAACAACAGCACTTGTATTTGGGGCTGTGACAAATACATATGCAGCAGATGCACCAGCAACAGCAAAACCTGCAGCTGATGCTAAACCTGCAACAAAAGCAGATGTTTATATTGTACCTGAAGCAACAAATATTGCAATAGACTTAAAATATCCAGCACAAATAAATTCTTTTAAACAAGCAAAAGTTTACTCAAGAATTCTTGGGGTCTTAGAAGAAAAATATTTTGAAGAAGGAAAAGTTGTAAATAAAGGTGATGTTTTATTTAAAATAGAAGATGCATTATATCAAGCAAAATTAGATGCTGCAAATGCTTCTGTTAAAATGAATGAAGCAACACTAAATAATGCAACAAGAAGTTGGGAAAGAATTCAAAAATTATATAACACTAATGCAGTAACAACAGAGCAAAGAGATAGTACCTTATCTGCTTATCAAAATGCATTAGCTTCTTTAGCTATGTCAAAAGCACAACTAAATCAAGCAAAAATTGATTTAGATTATACAAAGGTAAAAGCTCCTATATCTGGAATTACAGGGCTTAAAACTATTGATTTAGGTAACTTAGTAACTGCTACTCCTCCAATGGAACTTGTTACAATTTCACAAAATGATAAAGTTTATATAGATTTCTCTATGCCTTTAAGTGATTATGAGAATATTAAAAATGGTTTATGGAAAATGCCTGAAAATGGAAAAATACAAGTTGAAATCAATGTAAATGGACAAGTAAATAAACAAAGTGGTTTTGTAGATTTTATTGATGTAAATATAGATCAAAATACATCAACAGTAAAAATGAGAGCAATAGTTGAAAATAAAGATTACTCATTAATGCCAGGAAGTTTTGCAAGAGTAACACTAAATGGAATTGAACAAAAAAATGTTATTACTATTCCTCAAAAAGCTTTATTACAAAATCCTTTAGGAACAATTGTTTTTGTTGAGAAAGATGGAGTTGCTACTGTTAAACCTGTTATGGTTGGAAATGAAAGTGGTGATAAATTTATAGTAGCAGGTGGTCCTTTACAAAGTGGAGATAAAGTAATAGTAAATAATTTCTTTAGAATTAAACCAGGTAGTGCTGTAGCTATTGATAAAATAATTAATAAATAA
- a CDS encoding efflux RND transporter permease subunit, with translation MFSKFFINRPIFSTVVSVIIILAGIISLNILPIKEYPSVTPPQINVVATYPGADATTLSSTVATTLENAINGVDNMTYMTSTASPSGILSLSVIFNVGTDVAQAKVDVNNRVQLALSSLPEEVQRQGISVKEKSPDMLKVIAFTSKNAVHDTTYISNYLTVNVIDDIKRIKGIGDATVFGAKDYAIRIWVNPEKLAFYNLTSEDITSVVNSQNNQYSTGSVGAEPLNVIQPFTYSISTEGRLKNVEAFENIIVRSNKDGSTLKLKDVAEVKLGSDSLNTIGKFNSEPMIPVGIFLAPGANALEVSAALDATLKEVSKNFPEDIEYRVPYDATLFVQESIKEVVKTLFEAILFVIILIYLFLGNFRATIIPVLAIPVSVIGTFAGLYIAGFSINLLTLFGMILAIGLVVDDAIIVIENVERVLRTKKISVKDATIEAMKELTTPLVAIILVLSAVFIPAALTGGFSGVMYKQFAITIVIAVLISGLVALTLTPALCAIFLKEHESEPIWPIRKFNAFFDWLTTVFIGITKQTIRLWFFSLAIFAFIIYSTYAIMKITPTGLVPTEDKGVLMVLTYMMPSTSLGESLKVTDEIRKDLLANPNVKSVGAITGLDIATFAYKTDAALMFALLKPWDERPLAEQNSKVIAGKLMGQFMMTNKDAFVIPVNPPPIMGMSTTGGFEMWIQDRTGGDIQALSAYTQEIVAKAAQDKRLMAVRTTLNANVPKYMLTVNKEKAKSMSVDISSVYAVIQNSFGKGYINDFNLYGRTFHVNIQSESEFRSTKDNFKNIFVKSDLGNLIPVSELVTIKRDVGASVIQRFNMFNSAQVTGTPGAGFASSDATTAIEEIAKSVLPEGYTIAWSGTTYQEKKLSSEGNYTAVYAAIFVFLILAALYESWSIPLAVIISIPFGIFGAALSVYLRGLEADIYFQVGLITLVGLSAKNAILIVEFAMDKLRDGMPLLEATIEAAKLRFRPIIMTSLAFIAGTLPLALSSGAGSASRHIIGTTVVGGMAAAMIIGVLFIPLFFYGVLRIKQKFSSKKEI, from the coding sequence ATGTTTTCAAAATTTTTTATTAATAGACCTATTTTTTCAACAGTAGTCTCTGTTATTATTATATTAGCAGGAATTATTTCTTTAAATATATTACCTATTAAAGAATATCCATCGGTTACGCCTCCACAAATTAATGTGGTAGCAACATATCCAGGTGCAGATGCAACAACATTATCATCAACTGTTGCCACAACTTTAGAAAATGCAATTAATGGTGTTGATAATATGACTTATATGACATCAACTGCATCCCCTAGTGGAATACTTTCTTTAAGTGTTATCTTTAATGTTGGAACTGATGTTGCACAAGCAAAAGTAGACGTAAACAATAGAGTTCAACTAGCACTTAGTAGTTTACCTGAAGAGGTACAAAGACAAGGAATTTCTGTAAAAGAGAAATCTCCTGATATGTTAAAAGTTATTGCTTTTACATCTAAAAATGCAGTTCATGATACTACATATATTTCAAATTATTTAACAGTAAATGTTATTGATGATATTAAAAGAATTAAAGGTATTGGTGATGCTACAGTTTTTGGTGCAAAAGATTATGCGATTAGAATTTGGGTTAATCCTGAAAAACTTGCATTTTATAATTTAACATCTGAAGATATTACAAGTGTTGTTAATAGTCAAAACAATCAATACTCAACAGGATCAGTTGGTGCTGAACCTTTAAATGTTATTCAACCTTTTACATATTCAATTAGTACAGAAGGAAGATTAAAAAATGTAGAAGCATTTGAAAATATTATAGTTCGTTCAAATAAAGATGGATCTACATTAAAATTAAAAGATGTTGCTGAGGTTAAATTAGGTTCTGATTCACTTAATACTATTGGTAAATTTAATAGTGAGCCAATGATTCCAGTAGGTATCTTCTTAGCTCCAGGAGCAAATGCCCTTGAAGTATCAGCAGCACTTGATGCAACTTTAAAAGAAGTATCAAAAAATTTTCCTGAAGATATAGAGTATAGAGTTCCATATGATGCAACACTATTTGTACAAGAATCAATCAAAGAAGTTGTAAAAACACTTTTTGAAGCAATTCTTTTTGTAATCATTTTAATTTATCTTTTCTTAGGTAATTTTAGAGCAACGATTATTCCAGTTCTTGCGATTCCTGTTTCTGTAATTGGTACATTTGCTGGACTTTATATTGCAGGATTTTCTATAAATTTACTTACACTTTTTGGTATGATTTTGGCTATTGGATTGGTAGTTGATGATGCAATTATTGTAATTGAAAATGTTGAAAGGGTTTTAAGAACTAAAAAAATCAGCGTTAAAGATGCAACAATAGAAGCTATGAAAGAGTTAACAACTCCACTTGTTGCTATTATTCTTGTACTTTCGGCTGTATTTATTCCAGCTGCACTAACAGGTGGATTTAGTGGGGTGATGTATAAACAGTTTGCCATTACTATTGTAATTGCTGTTTTAATCTCAGGATTAGTTGCGCTTACTTTGACACCTGCACTTTGTGCTATTTTCTTAAAAGAGCATGAAAGTGAGCCAATTTGGCCAATCAGAAAATTTAATGCTTTCTTTGACTGGTTAACAACAGTATTTATAGGTATTACTAAACAAACTATTAGATTATGGTTCTTTTCACTTGCTATATTTGCTTTTATAATTTATTCAACATATGCAATTATGAAAATAACACCAACAGGTTTAGTACCAACTGAAGATAAAGGTGTATTAATGGTATTAACATATATGATGCCATCAACTTCTTTGGGTGAATCTTTAAAAGTAACAGATGAAATTAGAAAAGATTTATTAGCAAATCCAAATGTAAAATCAGTTGGAGCAATTACAGGTTTAGATATTGCCACATTTGCTTATAAAACTGATGCTGCATTAATGTTTGCCTTATTAAAACCTTGGGATGAAAGACCACTTGCAGAACAAAATTCTAAAGTAATTGCAGGGAAACTTATGGGTCAATTTATGATGACAAATAAAGATGCCTTTGTAATTCCTGTTAATCCTCCTCCAATTATGGGTATGAGTACAACAGGCGGATTTGAGATGTGGATTCAAGATAGAACAGGTGGAGATATTCAAGCATTAAGTGCATACACTCAAGAAATCGTTGCAAAAGCTGCACAAGATAAAAGATTAATGGCTGTAAGAACAACATTAAATGCTAATGTTCCTAAATATATGCTAACAGTAAATAAAGAAAAAGCAAAATCAATGAGTGTTGATATAAGCTCTGTTTATGCAGTAATTCAAAATAGTTTTGGAAAAGGATATATAAATGATTTCAATCTTTATGGTAGAACTTTCCATGTAAATATTCAATCTGAATCAGAATTTAGATCTACAAAAGATAATTTCAAAAATATCTTTGTGAAATCTGATTTAGGAAATTTAATTCCAGTTAGTGAATTAGTAACAATTAAAAGAGATGTTGGAGCTAGTGTTATTCAAAGATTTAATATGTTTAACTCTGCTCAAGTTACAGGAACTCCAGGTGCTGGATTTGCTTCAAGTGATGCAACAACTGCAATTGAAGAAATTGCAAAATCTGTATTACCTGAAGGGTATACAATAGCTTGGTCAGGAACAACATATCAAGAGAAAAAATTATCATCAGAAGGTAATTATACAGCAGTTTATGCAGCTATCTTTGTATTTCTAATTCTTGCTGCTCTTTATGAGAGCTGGAGTATTCCATTAGCTGTTATTATTTCTATTCCTTTTGGAATCTTTGGTGCGGCGTTATCTGTTTATTTAAGAGGATTAGAAGCTGATATTTATTTCCAAGTTGGTTTAATTACCCTTGTTGGTTTAAGTGCTAAAAATGCAATTTTAATTGTTGAGTTTGCAATGGATAAATTAAGAGATGGAATGCCACTTCTTGAAGCTACTATTGAAGCTGCTAAATTAAGATTTAGACCTATTATTATGACTTCATTAGCATTTATTGCAGGTACATTACCACTTGCTTTAAGTTCAGGTGCAGGAAGTGCAAGTAGACATATCATTGGTACAACAGTTGTTGGTGGAATGGCAGCTGCTATGATTATTGGAGTTTTATTTATTCCATTGTTTTTCTATGGTGTTTTAAGAATAAAACAAAAATTCTCTTCAAAAAAAGAGATTTAG